CTTCATCCCCGACGGCCGGGGTGGGCTCTATATGGGCACGCTGAGCCAGGGTGCCGATTACAGCCAGGAACCGCAGCTTACCCAGCTTTACCGCGTCGACGCGCATTTGCGCGTGACCAGGCTCAGCGACGAGCTCAAGTTCTCAAACGGCGTTGGGCTGAGCCCCGACGGCAAGCGGCTCTACCACAACGAGAGCCTCCGCGGCGTCTTCGTCTACGACGTGCTGGATGACGGCGCGCTCGCCAACAAGGCTCTGTTCAACCCGCGTGAGGATGGAGACGGGCTGGCGGTCGATGCCGCGGGCGGCGTCTGGATCGCCCACTTCGATTCGGCCGAACTAGCGCGCTATCTCCCGGACGGCAGCCTAGATCGGAGCATCGCCATGCCGCACAAGGCGGTCAGCAGCGTCGCCTTCGGTGGTTCCGACCGGCGCGACATCTACGTCACCACCGCGGGCAACCACGGCATCGAATCGCTGTTCACCGGCGAACTCCCGCCGCGCGAGGCCAGCCTGTTCCACGCACGCTCCGACATTCCGGGCGTGCCGGTGGCGGTGACGCGGTTCGCGTTGCCCGCCTAGACGCCCATCTCGGCGAACACCTTGTCGGCGATCGAGACCGCCGTATTGGCCGGCGGCCAGCCCGCGTAGAAGGCGAGGTGGGTGATCATCTCGACCAGTTCGTCCTTCGTCACGCCGTTGTTGAGCGCGGTCTTCATGTGGAACGGCAGCTCGTTGATCCGGTAGAGCGAGATCAGGCTGGCGACCGTGATCAGGCTGCGGTCGCGCGGGGAGAGGCCCGGCCGGCGCCAAACGTCGCCGAACAGCACTTCGTCGGTCACTTCGGCCAGCTTGGGCGCGATATGGCCGAAGGCCTGGCGGGCGCCGGTGGGTTTGTCGGTCATCGCTCTTCCCTTGTTTACTTGGGTGCGAGGACACTGGCCCGGCACCGATAAGTCAAGCCGCAAAGCCGCTCGCCTGCTAAGGGCGCGGCCGTGCGACCCGAATCCGCCCTTTCCCTGCGACGCCCGGCGATCGCCTTCATCTTCGTCACCGGCGTGCTCGACGTCATGGCGATGGGGCTGGTCACGCCTGTGCTGCCCAGCCTGATCGAGGACTTCGCCGGCTCGACCGCCTCAGCGGGCGTGTGGAACGGCGTGCTCGTCGCGCTCTGGGGGTTGATGCAGTTCCTCTGCTCGCCGGTCATCGGTTCGCTGTCGGACCGATACGGCCGGCGGCCGGTGATCCTGATTTCGGCCGCGGGGCTATCGATCGACTGGGTGCTGATGGCGCTGGCGCCGAACCTCTGGTGGCTGGCCGTGGGCCGGCTGATCGGCGGCGCCACTTCGGCGAGCTTCACCGCGATCTATGCCTATATGGCCGACATCACCACGCCCGAGAACCGCGCGCGTGCCTATGGCATCGTCGGTGCGGCCTTCGGCGCGGGGTTCATCGCCGGGCCGGCGCTGGGCGGCATGCTCGGCGAATGGGGACCGCGCGTGCCGTTCTGGGTGGCTGCGGGGCTGTCGGCGCTGGCTTTCGTCTATGGCTGGCTGGTCCTGCCCGAGTCCCTGCCGGCCGAGCGCCGCATGGCCTTCGCCTGGTCGCGGGCCAACCCGCTCGGCGCGCTGCGGCTGCTGCGCTCGCATGCCGAGCTGTCGGGTCTCGCCGTGGTGACCTTGCTGTTCTACTTCGCGCACCACGTCTTCTCGGTGGTCTACGTACTCTATGCCGAGCACCGCTATGGCTTCGGCCCGTTCGAGGTCGGCGTGATGCTGGCTTTTGCCGGCGCACTGGACATGGCCGTGCAGGGCTGGCTGACCGGGCAGGTGACCAAGCGGCTAGGCGATCTCAGGACGATGGTGATCGGGCTGGGCTTCGGCAGCGTCGGGCTGCTGGCCATGGGCCTCGCGCCCACCGGCGGGCTGTTCGTCGCCGCGCTGCTGCCGAACGCGCTCTGGGGGCTGGCGCTGCCGACGCTGCTGTCGCTGATGACCCAGCGCGTGTCGGAGCGCGAGCAGGGGCAGATACAGGGCGCCTCGAACAGCGTCGCCAGTCTGGCCGGCGTCGCCTCGCCGCTGTTCTTTGGCTGGGTCTACAGCCTGTCGGCGGCGGGATCGGGCCTGAGCTTCTACATTGCCGCGGGCATCCTCGCCTGCGCGGCCGCGATCGGTCTGGCGACGGCGGGGGCCGGGGCACCTGCCAAGACCTGAAATTTATGCCATGGGCCAAGGCATGGCTACTTCCACCGACTCGACCCTGACGATCCGCCGCCCCGACGACTGGCACGTCCATCTGCGCGACCACGACGTCCTGCGCGGTGTCCTGCCTTATACGGCGCGCCAGTTCGCGCGCGCGATCGTCATGCCCAACCTGTCGCCGCCGGTGACCACGGCCGAGGGCGTCAACGCCTACCGCCACCGCATCATCGCCGCGATCCCACCGGGCCTGTCCTTCACCCCGCTGATGACCGCCTACCTCACCGACGGCACCGATCCGGCCGACATCGCCCAAGGCTATGCCGACGGCGTCTTCGTCGCGGCCAAGCTCTATCCCGCCCACGCCACGACTGGCTCCGCCCACGGGGTGACCGACGTGGCCAAAATCCTCGGCGTGCTGGAAAAGATGCAGGACGTCGGCATGCCGCTGCTGATCCACGGCGAGGTGACCGACCACGACGTCGACATCTTCGACCGCGAGGCGGTGTTCATCGAGCGGACCCTCGCGCCGCTGGTGCGCGACCTGCCCGGACTGAAAGTGGTGTTCGAGCACATCACCACGGCCGAAGCCGCCGACTTTGTCGACGCAAGCGGGCCGAACATCGGCGCGACGATCACCCCGCAACACCTCCATATCAACCGCAATGCCATGCTGGTCGGCGGCATCCGCCCGCATGCCTATTGCCTGCCCGTGGCGAAGCGCGAGAAGCACCGGCTGGCGCTGCGCAAGGCAGCGACCTCGGGGAGCCCCAAGTACTTCCTCGGCACCGACAGCGCGCCGCATGCCGTGGGCGCCAAGGAAAGCGCCTGCGGCTGCGCGGGCATCTTCAACGCGCCTTTCGCCATCGAGAGCTATGTTGCGGTATTCGACGAGGAACGCGCGCTCGATCGTTTCGAGGCTTTCGCTTCGGAGAACGGCCCCCGGTTCTACGGCCTGCCGCTCAACGAGGAAACGATCACGCTCGAACGGGCGGAAAACCCCGTGCCCGAGATCGTCGATGCCAACGGCACGCCGATCGTGCCGTTCCATGCTGCCACGAGTCTAGGCTGGCGCCTCGTCTGACGCGCGCCGACGCCGCGAGAGCAGGTCCCAGACGAAGATCGCCGCGGCAGTCCAGATCAGCACGAAGCAGGCGAGTTGGACCTGTCGCAGCGGTTCGTGGAACACGAACAGGCCCAGCAGGAACACGATCGTCGGCGCCAGGTACTGGATGAAGCCCAGGGTCGAGTAGTCCATTCGCTTGGTTGCGGTGGCGAACAGCAGCAGCGGCACGGCGGTGATCACGCCGGCCAGCGGCAGCAGCAGGTCGGTCTCCGCGCTGTGGCCGAAGCTCGAGCCGCCGTGCACTTGCCCCTGCCAGATGACGATGCCGATCGCCGGGATCAGCAGCAGTATGGTCTCGATCGTCAGGCCGGGCAGCGAAGCGACCGGCGCCAGGCGGCGAACCAGGCCATAGCCCGAGAAGCTGACGGCCAGGGCCAGCGCGATGCCCAGCATCTCGCGCGCGTCCCAGGCGAGCAGCGATACGCCTGCCGCGGCGATGGCGACGGCGATCCACTGACGCCGGTTCAGCCGCTCGCCGAGGAAAAGCGTGCCGGCCAGCACGTTCATCAGCGGATTGATGTAGTAGCCGAGGCTCGACGCGAAGACGTGACCGGTCTGGATCGCCGTCACGTAGAGCAGCCAGTTGCCGCCGATCAGCAGCGCGCTGGTCAGCAGCAGGCCGAGGGTGCGCGGGCTGCCCAGCGCCATCAGCACCTCGCGCCCCTGCCGGCGCAGCGCGACGATCAGCAGGCAGACGGGCAGCGTGAAGATCAGCCGCCAGCCGACGAATTCGAAGGCCGGCACGCTGTGCACGAGGCGCAGATAGACCGGTAGCAGGCCCCATATCAGGTAGGCGCCGAGCGCGTGGGGCAGGCCACTCGGCAGGTCGGTCTTGGAGTTTTCGGTCACGCTCAACGCCCTAGCGGCGTGGCCCCTTCGCGGCAAGCAAACGGCTGGTCGCAGGTTTCCGCACGGCTCGCCGCATTCTGTCCGAACCTGACGGCGGCGTTGTCATTCGTTCAGGGTTCAGGGTGTTTAACTGAACACGGATGCACAGAGCGAAGTCCGCAGAACAGCAACCCAAAACCAGGAGTGTCGCCATGACCAAGTTCAATCCCACCGCCCTGCTGGGCCTTGCCACCGCGGGTCTGCTGGCCGGAGCCGCCCCGGCCGTTGCCGCGCCGATGTTCGATACGGCGGCGCCTTCGTCGGTCAGCGGCGCTGCCGATCAGGTCGCGCACCAGTACCGCGATCGCGGCTACCGCGAAGACCGCGGCTATCGCAATTACAACGGCAATCGCGGCTACAACGGCGCTTCGTGGCGTGGGCGCGACGGCCGCTATTACTGCCGCCGCAACGATGGCACCACCGGCCTGCTGATCGGCGGCGCGGCGGGCGGCCTGATCGGCCACTCGATCGCCGGCCGCGGCGGTGACCGCACGCTGGGCACGATCCTCGGCGTCGCCGGCGGTGCGCTACTGGGCCGCGAGGTCGACCGCAGCGGTTCGCGCGGCAGCTGCCGCTAAGCTTTCGGGCTCGACCACATTCGACGTTGTTCCGCGGGTGGCGGACAGCGTCGCGGGGGCGCTCCCGTGCATGTTCGGGGGCGCCCTTTCGCTTATGGCTAACCGGAATTTAGGCCTTTTGCGCTAGCGGCGTCGGGATGTCCCGCGCCGCTTTCCTGTTGCTTCCCCTGTTCCTCGCCGGCTGCGGCGGGGCGAGCCCGGATACGCAGCCGCCCGCTCCCGTCGATGCGGCGATCAGCGATGCGCTGGCCGATCCGATCATGACCGACCCGGACCTGGTTGCGCAGAACGGCGCCTATGCCGCGGTTGCCGTCAGCGGCCCGGTCAGGTCGGCGCTGCCGCCGATCAACCGCGATGCCGCGGCCATCGGCGCCGCCCGCGACGAGGCTTCGGCGCTGCTGGGCGGGGCGATCCCGGCAGCATCAGCACCGTCATCGGGCGATCTCACGGTATTCCGCGAAGCCGTCACCGCCGTGCAGATGGCGAGCATCGCTCAGGTCGCAAACCCCGGCTGCATCCAGAACGCCGCCTATACCGCCCGCTGGGCCGCCGTGCTGCCCGTACCCCTGCAGGTCTATCCCCGCGGGGCCGTGGAGGAAGCGGTGGGCACCGACGCCGGCGGTTGCGCCTTGCGGGTGGTTCACTTCAAGACGCCCGTCGCCGTGGATGATGTCCTCGCCTTCCACTACGCTCGCCTGCGCGCGGCCGGCTATCCGGTCGAGCACATTGCCGAGGGCGCCGACCACCTGCTGCGCGGCCGCAAGGGCTCGGCTTCCTACACGATCTATGTCCGCAAGGATCAGGACGGGCTGACGGCAGCCGATATCATCGTCGCCGGGAGCTAACGGTCCCTGAGGCCGACGCCGATCTGCGCGCGCGGCTGCTCCATCTCGGCCGAAGTCACCGGATAGGCGCAGTAGTCGGCTGCGTAGTAACCGGTCGCGCGGTGGTTGCCCGAGATGCCGATCCCGCCGAACGGCGCCGACAGCGACGATCCGATCGTCGGCCGGTTCCAGTTGACCACGCCCGCGCGGACGTTCGCCCAGAAACGGTTGTAGTCGTTCGGGTTGCCGCCGATCAGCGCGGCCGACAGGCCGAAGCGCGTGGCATTGGCTTCGGTGATCGCCTGGTCGAACTCGTCGACGCGGATCACCTGCAGGATCGGTCCGAACAGCTCGACGTCGGGGCGCTCCTTCATGCCGGTCGTATCTATGATCGCCGGCGTCAGGAACGGCAGGCTCTCGTCGGCGCGGACGAGGTGCTTGATCGCCTTGCCGCCATGGCTCAGCAGGTAGAGGAAGCTCTCGGTCAGGCCGTCGGCAGCGGCATTGTCGATCACCGGGCCCATGAAGGGTGCGGGGTCGTCGAACGGCGCGCCGACGATGATCCGGTCGGCCAGGTCCTTCACTGCCTCGACCAGCGGGTCGTAGAGCG
The window above is part of the Novosphingobium sp. G106 genome. Proteins encoded here:
- a CDS encoding SMP-30/gluconolactonase/LRE family protein; this encodes MQFEVLATGYCFLEAPRVAGEHVWFTDLLLGGVHRLSPSGKVDTFLPERHHVGGLAVNADGRIICGGPGGLVWLDPATGRSGVLLDTIDGEPFTGANDFIPDGRGGLYMGTLSQGADYSQEPQLTQLYRVDAHLRVTRLSDELKFSNGVGLSPDGKRLYHNESLRGVFVYDVLDDGALANKALFNPREDGDGLAVDAAGGVWIAHFDSAELARYLPDGSLDRSIAMPHKAVSSVAFGGSDRRDIYVTTAGNHGIESLFTGELPPREASLFHARSDIPGVPVAVTRFALPA
- the rarD gene encoding EamA family transporter RarD — encoded protein: MSVTENSKTDLPSGLPHALGAYLIWGLLPVYLRLVHSVPAFEFVGWRLIFTLPVCLLIVALRRQGREVLMALGSPRTLGLLLTSALLIGGNWLLYVTAIQTGHVFASSLGYYINPLMNVLAGTLFLGERLNRRQWIAVAIAAAGVSLLAWDAREMLGIALALAVSFSGYGLVRRLAPVASLPGLTIETILLLIPAIGIVIWQGQVHGGSSFGHSAETDLLLPLAGVITAVPLLLFATATKRMDYSTLGFIQYLAPTIVFLLGLFVFHEPLRQVQLACFVLIWTAAAIFVWDLLSRRRRASDEAPA
- the pyrC gene encoding dihydroorotase, producing MATSTDSTLTIRRPDDWHVHLRDHDVLRGVLPYTARQFARAIVMPNLSPPVTTAEGVNAYRHRIIAAIPPGLSFTPLMTAYLTDGTDPADIAQGYADGVFVAAKLYPAHATTGSAHGVTDVAKILGVLEKMQDVGMPLLIHGEVTDHDVDIFDREAVFIERTLAPLVRDLPGLKVVFEHITTAEAADFVDASGPNIGATITPQHLHINRNAMLVGGIRPHAYCLPVAKREKHRLALRKAATSGSPKYFLGTDSAPHAVGAKESACGCAGIFNAPFAIESYVAVFDEERALDRFEAFASENGPRFYGLPLNEETITLERAENPVPEIVDANGTPIVPFHAATSLGWRLV
- a CDS encoding glycine zipper 2TM domain-containing protein produces the protein MTKFNPTALLGLATAGLLAGAAPAVAAPMFDTAAPSSVSGAADQVAHQYRDRGYREDRGYRNYNGNRGYNGASWRGRDGRYYCRRNDGTTGLLIGGAAGGLIGHSIAGRGGDRTLGTILGVAGGALLGREVDRSGSRGSCR
- a CDS encoding TCR/Tet family MFS transporter, with product MRPESALSLRRPAIAFIFVTGVLDVMAMGLVTPVLPSLIEDFAGSTASAGVWNGVLVALWGLMQFLCSPVIGSLSDRYGRRPVILISAAGLSIDWVLMALAPNLWWLAVGRLIGGATSASFTAIYAYMADITTPENRARAYGIVGAAFGAGFIAGPALGGMLGEWGPRVPFWVAAGLSALAFVYGWLVLPESLPAERRMAFAWSRANPLGALRLLRSHAELSGLAVVTLLFYFAHHVFSVVYVLYAEHRYGFGPFEVGVMLAFAGALDMAVQGWLTGQVTKRLGDLRTMVIGLGFGSVGLLAMGLAPTGGLFVAALLPNALWGLALPTLLSLMTQRVSEREQGQIQGASNSVASLAGVASPLFFGWVYSLSAAGSGLSFYIAAGILACAAAIGLATAGAGAPAKT
- a CDS encoding carboxymuconolactone decarboxylase family protein translates to MTDKPTGARQAFGHIAPKLAEVTDEVLFGDVWRRPGLSPRDRSLITVASLISLYRINELPFHMKTALNNGVTKDELVEMITHLAFYAGWPPANTAVSIADKVFAEMGV